From Blastochloris viridis, one genomic window encodes:
- a CDS encoding NUDIX hydrolase: MSLPAIRHIDATDFDVGAPQWPLAVERRADIDRNFAERKRAQPKLWNGRVLLFRDVACHGGTLAGRAFETDFASFLWWRGTGFPDDAVRNVFGMAAVRGRDGGFLLGVMADHTAAAGQVYFPAGTPDPGDVRGGRVDLAGSVVRELREETGLDAVAFRAEPGWTAVFAGPRIAVIKVFAADQTCAALLARVRAGIGADPEAELADVIAVYRRADIPAAAPVFMRAYLTASLSD; the protein is encoded by the coding sequence ATGAGCCTGCCGGCGATCCGTCACATCGACGCGACCGATTTCGACGTCGGCGCCCCGCAATGGCCGCTGGCGGTGGAGCGCCGGGCCGACATCGACCGCAATTTCGCCGAGCGGAAGCGAGCGCAGCCGAAACTGTGGAACGGCCGGGTGCTGCTGTTCCGCGACGTTGCCTGTCACGGCGGCACCCTCGCCGGCCGGGCGTTCGAGACCGATTTCGCCAGCTTTCTGTGGTGGCGCGGCACCGGCTTTCCCGACGACGCCGTCCGCAACGTGTTCGGCATGGCCGCGGTGCGGGGCCGCGACGGTGGCTTTCTGCTCGGCGTGATGGCCGACCACACCGCGGCGGCCGGACAGGTCTATTTTCCCGCTGGAACGCCCGATCCCGGCGACGTGCGGGGCGGCCGGGTCGACCTCGCCGGTTCGGTGGTGCGGGAGTTGCGCGAGGAGACCGGGCTCGATGCCGTGGCGTTTCGCGCCGAGCCGGGCTGGACCGCGGTGTTCGCCGGCCCGCGCATCGCCGTGATCAAGGTGTTTGCGGCCGATCAGACCTGCGCGGCGCTGCTGGCCCGGGTGCGCGCCGGGATCGGCGCCGACCCCGAGGCCGAGCTGGCGGATGTCATCGCCGTGTATCGCCGCGCCGATATTCCCGCTGCCGCGCCGGTCTTCATGCGGGCTTACCTAACGGCGTCGCTGTCCGATTGA
- the pdxY gene encoding pyridoxal kinase PdxY has protein sequence MNILSIQSHVAFGHVGNASAVFPLQRLGVEVWPIHTVQFSNHTGYGAWTGQVFDGAAIRQIVSGIADRGVLPTCDGVLSGYMGGADIGEAILDAVERVRAANPAAQYCCDPVIGDVGRGIFVRPGIPEFMRERAVPAADVVTPNQFELDFLAGGAVSTLGSALKAADTVHRLGPKVILVTSLVTDDTPSDAIDLLVSDAAGKWRVRTPRLGLSVNGAGDAIAALFFYHWKRTGSARDALVLAASSTFGLLKRTDDAGSREILTVAAQDEFVAPSRVFTAEPVSGAAG, from the coding sequence ATGAACATTCTGTCGATCCAATCCCACGTCGCGTTCGGTCACGTCGGCAACGCCTCGGCGGTGTTTCCGCTGCAGCGCCTCGGTGTCGAGGTGTGGCCGATCCACACCGTCCAGTTCTCCAACCACACCGGGTATGGCGCCTGGACCGGCCAGGTATTCGACGGCGCCGCCATCCGCCAGATCGTCAGTGGCATCGCCGACCGCGGCGTGTTGCCGACCTGCGATGGCGTGCTGTCCGGATACATGGGCGGCGCCGACATCGGCGAAGCGATCCTTGACGCCGTCGAGCGGGTGCGCGCCGCCAACCCGGCCGCGCAGTATTGCTGCGATCCGGTGATCGGCGACGTCGGCCGCGGCATCTTCGTACGGCCGGGCATTCCCGAGTTCATGCGCGAGCGGGCGGTGCCGGCTGCCGACGTGGTGACGCCCAATCAGTTCGAGCTCGATTTTCTCGCCGGGGGTGCGGTTTCAACGCTGGGATCGGCACTGAAGGCTGCCGACACCGTCCACCGGCTCGGCCCCAAGGTGATCTTGGTCACCAGCCTGGTTACCGATGACACGCCGAGCGATGCCATCGACCTTCTGGTGTCGGACGCCGCCGGCAAATGGCGGGTGCGTACGCCGCGGCTCGGCCTGTCGGTCAATGGCGCCGGCGATGCCATCGCCGCGCTGTTCTTCTATCATTGGAAGCGCACCGGCTCGGCCCGTGACGCGCTGGTGCTGGCGGCGTCCTCGACCTTCGGCCTGCTCAAGCGCACCGATGATGCCGGCTCGCGCGAGATCCTCACCGTCGCCGCTCAGGACGAGTTCGTCGCGCCGAGCCGGGTGTTCACCGCCGAACCGGTCTCCGGCGCGGCGGGATGA
- a CDS encoding nuclear transport factor 2 family protein: MDRSDVTQIILEAYDSRWRGDLEAALACFHPEVRISSLGDPEVVPFAGRYNGLDGLKVYLDRLGAWAQPVGPTLQDLIVDGTRAVVRWTMPVRSGRATEPAKLQFIDVVSLDHDLIVAVDQFLDTAAAARLFQDGGEGGGTRAVA, from the coding sequence ATGGACCGCTCAGACGTGACGCAGATCATTCTCGAGGCCTATGATAGCCGCTGGCGGGGAGACCTTGAAGCCGCGCTGGCCTGTTTCCATCCCGAGGTGAGGATCTCCTCCCTTGGCGATCCTGAAGTGGTGCCGTTCGCCGGCCGCTACAACGGGCTCGACGGCTTGAAAGTGTATCTCGACCGGCTCGGCGCGTGGGCGCAGCCGGTGGGCCCCACCCTGCAGGACCTGATCGTTGACGGCACCCGCGCCGTGGTGCGCTGGACCATGCCGGTGCGAAGCGGGCGGGCCACGGAGCCGGCCAAGCTGCAGTTCATCGATGTCGTCAGCCTCGATCACGATCTGATCGTCGCGGTCGACCAGTTCCTCGACACCGCCGCTGCCGCCAGGCTGTTTCAGGACGGCGGCGAGGGCGGCGGGACCAGGGCGGTGGCCTGA
- a CDS encoding thiol-disulfide oxidoreductase DCC family protein → MTHAALSSAPATTVYYDGSCPVCAREIAHYRGCDGADSIVWTDISGSSDALVAADLTRAEADGRFHVRRADGTLADGGAAFASLWLALPKFRRLGRLAATRAGAAVLEVAYRLWLVVMPLVRRVLPPPRQQ, encoded by the coding sequence ATGACACATGCCGCTTTGAGTTCCGCTCCCGCCACCACGGTCTATTATGATGGCTCCTGCCCGGTGTGTGCCCGCGAGATTGCGCACTATCGCGGCTGCGACGGCGCCGATTCGATCGTTTGGACCGACATCTCAGGGTCGAGCGACGCACTGGTCGCCGCCGACCTGACCCGGGCCGAGGCGGATGGCCGTTTCCATGTCCGACGCGCTGACGGCACGCTGGCCGATGGCGGCGCCGCCTTCGCCTCGCTGTGGCTGGCGCTGCCGAAGTTCCGCCGTCTCGGCCGGCTCGCGGCCACCCGCGCCGGCGCGGCTGTGCTCGAAGTCGCCTATCGGCTGTGGCTGGTGGTGATGCCGCTGGTGCGGCGCGTGCTGCCGCCGCCGCGGCAGCAATAG
- a CDS encoding TPM domain-containing protein produces MIDDSVRTRIMAAIAAAESQTSGEIVCLIARRASDWRMWPLAYAAAAALAVPLPALFATTWSAAMIYAVQLTVFAIVAAAGLVPAVRLALVPRSIRRSRAHRAAVEQFVARGLTGTKGRTGVLIYVALAERSAQVIADRGIYEKVGPEVWRTAVDTLTAAIKRGEPASGFESAIAAVGEVLAAHFPRVRTDVDELPNRLIEI; encoded by the coding sequence ATGATCGATGACAGCGTCCGAACCCGCATCATGGCGGCCATCGCCGCCGCGGAATCGCAAACGTCCGGCGAAATCGTCTGCTTGATCGCCCGCCGCGCCAGCGACTGGCGGATGTGGCCGCTGGCCTATGCCGCCGCGGCGGCGCTGGCGGTGCCTTTGCCCGCGCTTTTCGCCACGACGTGGTCGGCGGCGATGATCTACGCGGTGCAGCTCACCGTGTTTGCCATCGTCGCGGCCGCTGGCCTGGTGCCGGCGGTGCGGCTCGCCTTGGTGCCGAGATCGATCAGGCGGTCGCGGGCGCACCGCGCCGCCGTCGAGCAGTTCGTCGCCCGCGGCTTGACCGGGACGAAGGGACGTACCGGCGTCTTGATCTACGTCGCGCTGGCCGAGCGTTCGGCTCAGGTCATCGCCGACCGCGGCATCTACGAAAAGGTCGGTCCCGAGGTGTGGCGGACCGCGGTCGACACGCTGACCGCGGCGATCAAACGAGGCGAGCCGGCGAGCGGGTTCGAGTCCGCCATCGCCGCGGTCGGCGAGGTGCTGGCAGCGCATTTTCCGCGTGTCCGCACCGACGTCGACGAGCTGCCGAATCGGCTGATCGAGATCTGA
- a CDS encoding TPM domain-containing protein: MTQVGALATARFAVASWLLSFVLTLALAGPVVAETSPVFPALTGRVVDDAGIIDPARHAAITKQLADYEAKTTDQIVVVTLKSLQGTTIEEFGYRLGRSWQIGQAGKNNGALLIVAPNERKVRIEVGYGLEGTLTDAIARVIIDTAILPKFRTKDFAGGIAAGVDAIIDVLTHDDSEWKARAVAPPPEPDWVGLVIVGAIIVIIVIVFILSAHGGGPPARGRSRDFVVGSGASSGGSWSGGSGGGFSGGGGSFGGGGSSGDW; the protein is encoded by the coding sequence GTGACGCAGGTTGGCGCGCTGGCGACGGCGCGGTTTGCCGTCGCCAGCTGGCTCCTGTCGTTCGTGCTCACTCTAGCGCTCGCCGGGCCGGTGGTGGCCGAGACCTCGCCGGTCTTTCCGGCGCTGACCGGCCGGGTGGTCGACGACGCCGGCATCATCGACCCCGCCCGCCACGCCGCCATTACCAAACAGCTGGCCGACTATGAGGCCAAGACCACCGATCAGATCGTGGTGGTGACGCTCAAGTCGCTGCAGGGCACCACCATCGAGGAGTTCGGCTACCGCCTCGGGCGGTCCTGGCAGATCGGCCAGGCCGGCAAGAACAACGGCGCGCTGCTGATCGTGGCGCCGAACGAGCGCAAGGTGCGCATCGAGGTCGGCTATGGCCTTGAAGGGACACTGACCGACGCGATCGCGCGGGTGATCATCGACACCGCCATCTTGCCGAAGTTCCGCACCAAGGATTTCGCTGGCGGCATCGCCGCCGGGGTCGACGCCATCATCGATGTGCTGACCCATGACGATTCGGAGTGGAAGGCGCGTGCGGTCGCGCCGCCGCCGGAGCCCGATTGGGTTGGGCTCGTCATCGTCGGCGCGATCATCGTGATCATCGTGATCGTGTTCATTCTGAGCGCCCACGGCGGCGGGCCGCCTGCTCGAGGCCGCAGCCGCGACTTCGTGGTCGGCTCGGGGGCGTCCTCGGGCGGGTCGTGGTCCGGCGGCTCGGGCGGCGGCTTTTCCGGCGGTGGCGGCTCGTTTGGCGGCGGCGGCTCGTCGGGGGACTGGTAA
- a CDS encoding LemA family protein, which translates to MIAIRALRAPLFAVLLAFGVAGCGVNTIPSAEEEAKATWSEVLNQYQRRSDLVPNLVETVRGFAKQEREVLEAVVNARAKATSVQLSPDVLTNPEAFKRFQDAQTQLSGALGRLIAVSEAYPDLKSNQNYLALQSQLEGTENRIAVARRDYIEAVRRYNTELKTFPGVLWASTLYRAYQPMATFTISEEQMKVPQVKFN; encoded by the coding sequence ATGATCGCCATCCGCGCTCTGCGCGCGCCGCTGTTTGCCGTGCTGCTCGCGTTCGGTGTCGCCGGTTGCGGCGTCAACACCATTCCCTCCGCCGAGGAGGAGGCCAAGGCGACCTGGAGCGAGGTGCTGAACCAGTACCAGCGCAGGTCCGATCTGGTGCCAAACCTGGTCGAGACCGTGCGCGGCTTCGCCAAGCAGGAGCGCGAGGTGCTCGAAGCGGTGGTCAATGCCCGCGCCAAAGCGACCTCGGTCCAGCTGTCGCCGGACGTTTTGACCAACCCGGAAGCGTTCAAGCGCTTCCAGGACGCCCAGACCCAGCTCTCCGGCGCGCTCGGCCGGCTGATCGCGGTGTCGGAAGCCTACCCGGACCTGAAATCCAATCAGAACTACCTCGCACTGCAGTCGCAGCTCGAGGGCACCGAGAATCGCATCGCGGTGGCGCGGCGCGACTACATCGAGGCGGTGCGCCGCTACAACACCGAGCTCAAGACCTTCCCCGGCGTGCTGTGGGCCTCGACCCTCTACCGCGCCTACCAGCCGATGGCGACCTTCACCATCTCCGAGGAGCAGATGAAGGTGCCGCAGGTGAAGTTCAATTGA
- a CDS encoding 2-hydroxychromene-2-carboxylate isomerase: MPTLTFWYDFASTYSFLAAEAVDDAAAVAGVEVTWRPFLLGPIFAGQGYTTSPFNLYPAKGRHMWRDLARLAARLGYPAIVRPDPFPANGLLAARVATALADTDRPAFSRAVFRAEFVGGADIADRSVMARLLTALCHDAEAVLARAASDEVKASLRAATAAAEQRGIFGAPSFTAADGELFWGSDRLADALAFAQGQRWGLPA, encoded by the coding sequence ATGCCGACGCTGACGTTTTGGTACGACTTTGCCTCGACCTATTCCTTCCTGGCGGCGGAGGCGGTGGACGACGCTGCGGCAGTGGCCGGGGTCGAGGTGACCTGGCGGCCATTCCTGCTCGGGCCGATCTTCGCCGGCCAGGGCTACACCACCTCGCCATTCAACCTCTATCCCGCCAAGGGCCGCCATATGTGGCGCGATCTGGCGCGCCTCGCTGCCCGGCTCGGCTACCCTGCCATCGTTCGGCCCGACCCGTTTCCGGCCAACGGCCTTCTGGCGGCGCGGGTCGCCACCGCGCTCGCCGACACCGACCGCCCGGCCTTCTCCCGGGCGGTGTTCCGCGCCGAATTCGTCGGTGGCGCGGACATCGCTGACCGCAGCGTGATGGCGCGGCTGCTGACCGCTCTTTGCCACGACGCCGAGGCGGTGCTGGCGCGCGCGGCGAGCGATGAGGTCAAGGCGAGCTTGCGGGCGGCGACGGCAGCGGCCGAACAGCGCGGCATCTTCGGCGCACCGAGCTTCACCGCGGCCGATGGCGAGCTGTTCTGGGGCAGCGACCGCCTCGCCGACGCGCTGGCCTTTGCGCAGGGGCAGCGCTGGGGGCTGCCGGCCTGA
- a CDS encoding sigma-70 family RNA polymerase sigma factor translates to MTLQDEWADLIAAVAERRDRSAFTRLFDHFAPRINGYLLRLGADSALADELTQEVMVTLWRKAEQFDRSKSSVGTWLYRIARNRRIDMLRRDRSEPLDTDEAELVPSDDTAADDALDSMQREDRVRAAMKTLPPEQLALIRLAFFENLSHSDIADKLRLPLGTVKSRIRLAFTRLRRQLEAGGVDAAV, encoded by the coding sequence GTGACGTTGCAGGACGAATGGGCCGATCTGATCGCGGCGGTGGCCGAACGGCGTGACCGGTCGGCCTTTACCCGGCTGTTCGATCACTTCGCCCCCCGCATCAATGGCTATCTGCTGCGACTCGGGGCCGATTCGGCCCTCGCCGACGAACTGACCCAGGAGGTGATGGTCACGCTGTGGCGCAAGGCCGAGCAGTTCGACCGCTCGAAGTCCTCGGTCGGCACCTGGCTTTACCGCATCGCTCGAAACCGCCGGATCGACATGCTGCGGCGCGACCGCTCCGAGCCGCTCGACACCGACGAGGCCGAACTGGTGCCTTCCGACGACACCGCGGCGGACGACGCGCTCGATTCGATGCAGCGCGAGGACCGCGTCCGCGCCGCGATGAAGACGCTGCCGCCCGAGCAGCTGGCTTTGATTCGGCTCGCGTTCTTTGAGAACCTGTCGCACAGCGATATCGCCGACAAGCTGCGCCTGCCGCTCGGCACGGTGAAATCGCGCATCCGTCTCGCCTTCACCCGGCTGCGCCGCCAACTCGAGGCGGGTGGAGTCGACGCCGCCGTTTGA
- a CDS encoding YggS family pyridoxal phosphate-dependent enzyme → MSATTSAFAANLAFVRAEIAKAARAAGRDPAAVTLVAVSKTFEAEDILPVIEAGQRVFGENRVQEAKGKWPALKAAFPDVELHLIGPLQTNKVKDALGLFDVIHSLDRPSLAAELARGFAKLEGRPPRLFIQVNTGAEPQKAGVLPQEADAFIAQCRSEFGLSVEGLMCIPPADEAPAPHFALLAKIAARNGLAERSMGMSADFASAIAFGATFVRVGSAIFGHRG, encoded by the coding sequence ATGTCCGCCACCACCTCCGCCTTCGCCGCCAACCTCGCTTTTGTCCGCGCCGAGATCGCCAAGGCTGCCCGCGCCGCCGGCCGCGATCCGGCCGCCGTCACGCTGGTGGCGGTGTCGAAGACGTTCGAGGCCGAGGACATCTTGCCGGTGATCGAGGCCGGCCAGCGTGTGTTCGGCGAGAACCGCGTCCAGGAGGCCAAGGGAAAATGGCCGGCGCTGAAGGCCGCCTTTCCGGACGTCGAACTTCACCTGATCGGCCCGCTACAGACCAACAAGGTCAAGGACGCGCTCGGGCTGTTCGACGTCATCCACTCGCTCGACCGTCCCTCGCTGGCGGCCGAGCTGGCGAGGGGATTTGCCAAGCTGGAGGGCCGGCCGCCGCGGCTGTTCATCCAGGTCAATACCGGTGCCGAGCCGCAGAAGGCCGGGGTGCTGCCGCAGGAGGCCGACGCCTTTATCGCGCAATGCCGATCCGAGTTCGGCCTTTCGGTCGAGGGGCTGATGTGCATCCCGCCGGCGGACGAGGCGCCGGCGCCGCATTTCGCGCTGTTGGCGAAGATCGCCGCCCGCAACGGCCTTGCCGAGCGGTCGATGGGCATGAGTGCGGATTTCGCCTCCGCCATCGCCTTCGGTGCCACCTTCGTCCGGGTCGGCTCGGCGATCTTCGGCCACCGCGGCTGA
- the leuS gene encoding leucine--tRNA ligase, with protein sequence MTKTPERYNARDVEPKWRAAWDERGIFKLDETDPRPSYYVLEMFPYPSGRIHMGHVRNYTMGDVVARYKRARGFAVLHPMGWDAFGMPAENAAMQHNTHPATWTYANIATMKAQLKSMGLSLDWDREFATCDVEYYHQQQTLFLDFLKAGLVERKSAKVNWDPVDCTVLANEQVIEGRGWRSGALVEQRELTQWFFRITAFSEDLLSALDGLERWPEKVRLMQKNWIGRSEGMLVRFALAEGAPADQTELEVFTTRADTLFGASFLALSPDHPLAKAAAAGNPELAAFAEECRRVGTSAAALATIEKKGFDTGLRARHPFDPDWLLPVYVANFILMDYGTGAIFGCPAHDQRDLDFARAYGLPVTPVVLPEGADAATYTVGTEAHDADGRLINSRFLDGLTVDQAKEEVARRLEGENRSGRPVGQRQVNFRLRDWGISRQRYWGCPIPVIHCETCGVVPVPDADLPVKLPDDVTFDVPGNPLDRHPTWRHVPCPSCGKPARRETDTMDTFVDSSWYFARFTSPRATTPTKREVVDRWLPVDQYIGGVEHAILHLLYSRFFARAMKLTGHLGTTEPFAGLFTQGMVTHETYKGADGRWLFPEEVAIKDGAAIHVKTGEPVTIGAVESMSKSKKNVVDPDTIIASFGADTARWFMLSDTPPERDIQWTDSGVEGAARFVQRLWRLVGDLAELAAPAGTPAPVEASGPALDIRRLAHGALAEIENDIEKLRFNRAVARVYELANGLTGAIGDLDETSCHAADVRAAAREAAEILVRVFAPMMPHLAEECWTVLGQADLVAVAPWPKVEPSLLARDTITLPVQVNGRKRADITVPRAAGNAEVEAAVLGLDAVQRALDGKPPKKVIVVPQRIVNVVA encoded by the coding sequence ATGACAAAAACACCCGAGCGCTACAACGCCCGCGACGTCGAGCCGAAATGGCGCGCCGCGTGGGATGAGCGCGGCATCTTCAAACTCGACGAAACCGATCCGCGGCCGAGCTATTACGTGCTGGAGATGTTCCCCTATCCGTCGGGGCGCATCCATATGGGGCACGTGCGCAACTACACCATGGGCGACGTGGTGGCCCGCTACAAGCGCGCCAGGGGCTTTGCCGTGCTGCACCCGATGGGCTGGGATGCCTTCGGCATGCCGGCCGAGAACGCGGCGATGCAGCACAATACCCACCCCGCCACCTGGACCTACGCCAACATCGCCACCATGAAGGCCCAGCTGAAGAGCATGGGCCTGTCGCTGGACTGGGACCGCGAGTTCGCAACCTGCGACGTGGAATACTACCACCAGCAGCAGACGCTGTTCCTGGATTTCCTGAAGGCCGGGCTGGTCGAGCGCAAGAGTGCGAAAGTCAACTGGGACCCGGTCGACTGCACCGTGCTCGCCAACGAGCAGGTGATCGAGGGCCGCGGCTGGCGCTCCGGCGCCTTGGTCGAGCAGCGCGAGCTGACCCAGTGGTTCTTCAGGATCACCGCCTTCTCCGAGGACCTGCTGTCGGCCCTCGATGGCCTGGAGCGCTGGCCGGAGAAGGTCCGGCTGATGCAGAAGAACTGGATCGGCCGCTCCGAGGGCATGCTGGTGCGCTTCGCGCTGGCCGAGGGCGCCCCGGCCGATCAGACCGAGCTTGAGGTGTTCACCACCCGCGCCGACACCCTGTTCGGCGCCAGCTTCCTTGCGCTGTCGCCCGACCACCCGTTGGCGAAAGCGGCGGCGGCGGGCAATCCCGAGCTGGCGGCGTTCGCCGAGGAGTGCCGCCGGGTCGGCACCAGCGCCGCGGCGCTGGCCACCATCGAGAAGAAGGGCTTCGACACCGGCCTCCGCGCCCGCCATCCCTTCGACCCCGACTGGTTGCTGCCGGTCTATGTCGCCAACTTCATTTTGATGGATTACGGCACCGGCGCCATCTTCGGCTGCCCGGCCCACGACCAGCGCGACCTCGACTTCGCCCGCGCCTATGGCCTGCCGGTGACGCCGGTGGTGCTGCCGGAGGGGGCGGATGCCGCCACCTATACCGTGGGCACCGAGGCCCACGACGCCGACGGCCGGCTGATCAACTCCCGCTTCCTCGACGGGCTGACGGTCGATCAAGCGAAAGAGGAAGTCGCCCGTCGCCTGGAGGGCGAAAATCGCTCCGGCCGCCCGGTCGGCCAGCGCCAGGTCAATTTCCGCCTGCGCGACTGGGGCATCTCGCGCCAGCGCTACTGGGGCTGCCCGATCCCGGTGATCCATTGCGAGACGTGCGGCGTGGTGCCGGTGCCCGACGCAGATCTCCCGGTGAAGCTGCCCGACGACGTCACCTTCGACGTGCCGGGCAACCCGCTCGACCGCCACCCGACCTGGCGGCACGTTCCCTGCCCGAGCTGCGGCAAGCCGGCGCGGCGCGAAACCGACACCATGGACACCTTCGTCGACTCGTCCTGGTATTTTGCGCGCTTCACCTCGCCGCGGGCGACCACACCCACCAAGCGCGAGGTGGTCGACCGCTGGCTGCCGGTCGACCAGTATATCGGCGGCGTCGAGCACGCGATTTTGCACCTGCTCTATTCGCGCTTCTTCGCCCGGGCGATGAAGCTCACCGGCCACCTCGGCACAACCGAGCCGTTCGCCGGCCTGTTCACCCAAGGCATGGTGACGCACGAGACCTACAAGGGCGCGGACGGCCGCTGGCTGTTCCCCGAGGAGGTCGCGATCAAGGACGGCGCGGCCATCCATGTGAAGACGGGCGAGCCGGTGACCATCGGCGCGGTCGAATCGATGTCGAAGTCGAAGAAGAACGTGGTCGACCCCGACACCATCATCGCCAGCTTCGGCGCCGACACCGCGCGCTGGTTCATGCTGTCGGACACCCCGCCGGAGCGCGACATCCAGTGGACCGATTCCGGCGTCGAGGGTGCGGCGCGCTTCGTTCAGCGGCTGTGGCGGCTGGTCGGCGACCTCGCCGAACTGGCGGCCCCGGCCGGCACCCCGGCGCCTGTCGAGGCCTCTGGGCCTGCGCTGGATATCCGCCGCCTCGCCCACGGCGCGCTGGCCGAGATCGAGAACGACATCGAGAAGCTGCGCTTCAACCGCGCGGTGGCGCGGGTCTATGAGCTCGCCAACGGCCTCACCGGCGCCATTGGCGATCTCGACGAGACCTCGTGCCACGCGGCCGATGTCCGGGCAGCGGCGCGCGAAGCCGCCGAGATCCTGGTCCGGGTGTTCGCCCCGATGATGCCGCATCTGGCGGAGGAATGCTGGACGGTGCTCGGCCAGGCCGACCTCGTCGCGGTGGCGCCGTGGCCCAAGGTCGAGCCCTCGCTGCTCGCCCGTGATACCATCACGCTTCCGGTGCAGGTGAACGGCAGGAAGCGTGCCGACATCACCGTGCCGCGCGCGGCCGGCAATGCCGAGGTCGAGGCGGCGGTGCTGGGGCTGGACGCGGTGCAGCGGGCGCTGGACGGCAAGCCGCCGAAGAAAGTGATCGTGGTGCCGCAGAGGATCGTCAATGTCGTTGCCTGA
- the lptE gene encoding LPS assembly lipoprotein LptE: MSLPDRDSSPRRRRPRRAVLAALGLSLAMGGCFTPLYAERTPGTGVQHQLANVEVRVIEGRVGLEVRNALIFELAGGAGNPAGAPYRVDVQLNENTQSMTIDPVTGRATVEIVTLTATYELRDTAADKVVLRELTSGQASIERGSQVFARDRAKRDAENRAAKLIAERILGRLASYFATQS; encoded by the coding sequence ATGTCGTTGCCTGACCGAGACTCGTCCCCCCGCCGGCGGCGCCCGCGCCGCGCCGTGCTGGCCGCGCTCGGCCTGAGCCTGGCCATGGGCGGCTGCTTCACGCCGCTCTACGCCGAACGCACGCCGGGCACCGGCGTGCAGCACCAGCTGGCGAACGTCGAGGTGCGGGTCATCGAGGGCCGGGTGGGCCTGGAAGTCCGCAACGCCCTGATCTTCGAGCTGGCCGGCGGCGCCGGCAACCCGGCCGGCGCGCCCTACCGGGTCGACGTCCAGCTGAACGAGAACACCCAGTCGATGACCATCGACCCGGTGACCGGCCGCGCCACCGTCGAGATCGTCACCCTCACCGCCACCTACGAGCTGCGCGATACCGCCGCCGACAAGGTGGTGCTGCGGGAGCTGACCTCCGGCCAGGCCTCGATCGAGCGCGGTTCGCAGGTGTTTGCCCGCGACCGCGCCAAGCGCGACGCCGAGAACCGCGCGGCCAAGCTGATCGCCGAGCGAATCCTCGGGCGGCTGGCCAGCTATTTCGCCACCCAAAGCTGA